A region of the Nerophis lumbriciformis linkage group LG13, RoL_Nlum_v2.1, whole genome shotgun sequence genome:
CTCTGTCTGTATGTGTGCTTTAGAGTCACGTCAACAAATACAAATTTAGCAGTAAGCCCAGAGGACTGTGTGTCATCATAGACTGCGTGGGTAATGATGGAGGTAAGACACGCTATCTCTGCAGTCCCTTTCTTATTGTGGTCATTTGCAGCAttgtacatacacataaatataataGGTGCTTCCACATTGTAATGATACTTAGCGTGAGTGCCCCACCAGAACAGCAGATGGGGCTGTTTCTACTTATTCCTGATATACctgaaaggagaactgcacttttttgcatTAAATCCTTATGCGAGACAGgcacacacatgtttttctttaataTGCATCCTAACctgtaaataaatgttagcaaaagtcatTCAACAATGAAGCCAACGGGAGTCGGGCTCTAAAAAACCTCCATAAACGTTTTAAATACACGTTGTAAgtctatacatccatccatccatccatccattttctgccgcttgtccctttcggggtcgcggggggtgttggagcttatcccagctgcattatacagtacaggccattttatacagtacaggccaaaagtttggacacaccttctcgtcattcaatgtgttttctttattttcatgactatttacattgtagattgtcactgaaggcatcaaaactatgaatgaacacgtgtagtgtcaggttcaaacactgatgacatctattaaacagacaagaagcaaggaatcatgcaaagacagagttcaatttggctcaatgaggagagacgtttttagACTGTACAGTTCCAACTACGCTCTAAAATcctgcccacgtgctcctctatttatttgggaggtccctggttacatcactgaggctgtcgctgagggaagggggtaatctcaacagccccagttagacacaatatatgactattaaggaaatgcaaatgtgctgacactcgtgatatcgccctgtcactgctttgtctgcgtcccagtactcgatgttcggccttggcagtcagcaggccgagtctggacacaacactgatatgagacgacttgcaatcttttggattgccagctgtccctttgcacagatagaaaaatacaacttcagcacaattgataataactatatcaACGGCCCTTAaccataagagttgtgtgataatatatacataattattctaacatggagttatgtactgaacaaaaaaggtgaaataactgaaaacatgttttatgttctagtttattcagaatagccaccctttgctctgattactgctttgcacactcttggcattctctcaatgagcttcaagaggtagtcacctgaaatggttttccaacagtcttgaacCTCTCTcttagctttattttaagatgaagCAAAGCCTGtgctttaaaagaaaaaaaggttttacaaagcGATCACCTGTATACATGTAGCatgttcatataccgtattttccagaccatagggcgcaccggattataaggtacactgctgatgaatggtctatttttgatcttttttcatatgtaaggcgcaccagattataaatcgcattaaaggagtcatattaatttttttttttctaaatgtaaaacacttccttgtggtctacataacatgtaatggtggttctttggtcaaaatgttgcatagatgatgttttacagatcatcttcaagccgctttctgacagtctcttcaggatgcgccgttttgtgtgcggtcttatttacgtggctcaccttcaacagcgtcttctccccgtcatctttgttgtagcggtgtagcatgcaaggacggaagtggaaaaagtgtcaaaagatggagctagctgttttaatgacattcagactttacttcaatcaataacggagcatcaTCTCCTTATCCGCCGGAAATTTGTgccgtgaaaaaaacgtccgattggaactctctaataactaaagttccttgggtgaataatgtaaactcactacaccggtatgttttagtgcttttatggtgagtttactgacaaatataagtaagaactttacactactttatattagaaatggcaacagcggaggatgaatgtcccataacaagaagatagagaaaaagaagaagcttatcaactacggcgtcgacacagactacaaaggcaaattttcagaacttatgtagatcccaaatacagatcagcaggtaccacaaggtaagaaaagttgcttttgcataatattgcgaaacaaaacgccacataatgtcttaccttatacacacaccataataatacacgtatgttgaagcacagtacaatccatcaagcggtgtggcttcataatttaccaaagtcgtactaaaacattttgatagatttttgagcgccgtgtgtaatgttctatattttcaatggaacatatgcaatgttggtgttgtttacttgagacatattgcagtctacacgtatctcttgtgtgtgactgccattatattgcagtctacacgcatctcttatgtttgactgccatctactggtcacacttatcattacaccatgtaccgaataaaatagcttcgaggtcggtaagcaaaaccagaatttttccgtacattaagcgcaccgggttataaggcgcactgtcgagttttgaggggaaaaatagGATAGTCCGGTAATACGGTAGCTAACATGTCTGAGTTTGACCTTTTTTGGCATTACATGACTTCAAAAGTGAGGCCACATTGGTTGCAGTTTACTGTAGAACATTAAAAAGTCCCATTTGCTCAATAAGGGGACTTAATGAGCAGTTAGTGGACAAACAATTCATCAATGAGTAATACATGAATATTAATGTTGGTCTGACATTTGGAGATGGTTCTGGAGTGTCATTCAGGTCACTTTTTTTCTTCCTCAGAGATGCTGGAGCACACTTTTAAATCGCTGCACTTCAGCGTGACCTTGCACAAATGCCTCAGTGTTGCTCAGACGGTTTCAGTGCTCAGAGGGCTATCCCAAGGAAGTAAGGAGCTCAAGGGCGATGGCTTCGTCTGCTGCATCATTAGCCGCACCACCGCCACTCATCTCCTGGCCACGGATTCGTACGACGAGAGCCTCCCGCTGGATGATCTTAGCCGTCTGTTCGCCGGTGACGTGTGTTCCGCGCTGGTCGACAAGCCCAAACTCTTCTTCATCCAGGGGTACAGGGTCCCGGAGTTCCAGCCTTGCGCCAGACTGGACCAACAGGATGAGGATTTGGAGACAGACGGGGGTGTTTGTCCGTCAAGTCCCAGTTCAATCCCGTCACGTGCAGATGTGTTCTGGAGTCACTGCTGGACTGGAGAAGACCAGCTGCAGCAAGGACAACATCGCTCCGTTTACCTCAAGGCGTTGACGGACGCCATGCACAAAGGCCAGCGGGGGTAGATGTTCCTCACAGATTGAAAATACATTCTTCTTGTTTTAAGA
Encoded here:
- the cflara gene encoding CASP8 and FADD-like apoptosis regulator a isoform X3, translated to MTQLSEDMTSEDVIMFKFLLSNILGRKRSEQAKNFLDIVIELEHLGEVSSQRVDILEELLVHIRRGDLANKLKVYKKSGNTNMLETKLQQTCQSHVNKYKFSSKPRGLCVIIDCVGNDGEMLEHTFKSLHFSVTLHKCLSVAQTVSVLRGLSQGSKELKGDGFVCCIISRTTATHLLATDSYDESLPLDDLSRLFAGDVCSALVDKPKLFFIQGYRVPEFQPCARLDQQDEDLETDGGVCPSSPSSIPSRADVFWSHCWTGEDQLQQGQHRSVYLKALTDAMHKGQRGSRHLVDLHLEVNGAVFKHNSRYPGQEYHIDLKHTLRKELYF
- the cflara gene encoding CASP8 and FADD-like apoptosis regulator a isoform X2, whose protein sequence is MGSWQVLPRFRVLMTQLSEDMTSEDVIMFKFLLSNILGRKRSEQAKNFLDIVIELEHLGEVSSQRVDILEELLVHIRRGDLANKLKVYKKSGNTNMLETKLQQTCQSHVNKYKFSSKPRGLCVIIDCVGNDGEMLEHTFKSLHFSVTLHKCLSVAQTVSVLRGLSQGSKELKGDGFVCCIISRTTATHLLATDSYDESLPLDDLSRLFAGDVCSALVDKPKLFFIQGYRVPEFQPCARLDQQDEDLETDGGVCPSSPSSIPSRADVFWSHCWTGEDQLQQGQHRSVYLKALTDAMHKGQRGSRHLVDLHLEVNGAVFKHNSRYPGQEYHIDLKHTLRKELYF